Proteins encoded in a region of the Bradyrhizobium sp. CB3481 genome:
- a CDS encoding M3 family metallopeptidase → MSEIVQTAELSEARANPLLRPWETPFETPPFAEIEPEHFLPAFEQAFADHAAEIAAITHDPSAPDFANTITALERSGKLLSKVAAVFYDLVSAHSNPAILEIDKEVSLRMARHWNPIMMNAVLFGRIALLHENRAALDLTGEQKRLLERTYTNFHRAGAGLDEAAKKRRAEINERLAQLGTSFSHHLLGDEQEWFMELGEDDRAGLPDAFIAAAKAAAEERGMAGKAIVTLSRSSVEPFLKSSSRRDLREKVYKAFTARGDNGNANDNNATIVEILALREEAAKIMGFPTYAAYRLEDSMAKTPEAVRGLLERVWTPARARALADRDALQALIAEEGGNFDLAPWDWRYYAEKLRQRRADFDDAAIKPYLVLDHMIEAAFDCATRLFGVTFEERKDVPVWHPDVRVWEVKGPDGSHKALFYGDYFARPSKRSGAWMTSLRDQQKLDGEVAPLVINVCNFSKGADGQPSLLSPDDARTLFHEFGHGLHGMLSNVTYPSLSGTSVFTDFVELPSQLYEHWQEQPQVLRQFAKHYQTGEPLPDDLLQRFLAARKFNQGFATVEFVSSALIDLEFHTQPAAASRDVAAFEKAELEKIGMPAEIALRHRPTQFGHIFSGDHYASGYYSYMWSEVMDADAFGAFEEAGDIFDPAVAKRLHDDIYSSGGSRDPEDAYVAFRGREPEADALLRRRGLLETTPAA, encoded by the coding sequence ATGTCGGAAATAGTGCAAACGGCCGAGCTCTCGGAAGCCAGGGCGAACCCGCTGTTGAGGCCGTGGGAAACGCCATTCGAGACACCGCCTTTCGCCGAGATCGAGCCGGAACACTTCCTGCCGGCCTTCGAGCAGGCCTTTGCCGACCACGCCGCCGAGATCGCGGCGATCACCCACGACCCGTCGGCGCCGGACTTCGCCAACACCATCACGGCGCTGGAGCGCTCGGGCAAGCTGCTCTCCAAGGTCGCGGCGGTGTTCTACGACCTCGTCTCGGCCCATTCCAATCCGGCGATCCTCGAGATCGACAAGGAAGTGTCGCTGCGGATGGCGCGGCACTGGAACCCGATCATGATGAACGCGGTGCTGTTCGGCCGCATTGCTCTGCTGCACGAAAATCGCGCCGCGCTCGACCTCACGGGCGAGCAGAAGCGCCTGCTGGAGCGCACCTACACCAACTTCCACCGCGCCGGCGCCGGCCTCGACGAGGCCGCCAAGAAGCGCCGCGCCGAGATCAACGAGCGTCTGGCGCAGCTCGGCACCTCCTTCAGCCATCATCTGCTCGGCGACGAGCAGGAGTGGTTCATGGAGCTCGGCGAGGACGACCGCGCCGGCCTTCCCGACGCCTTCATCGCCGCGGCCAAGGCGGCGGCGGAGGAGCGCGGCATGGCCGGCAAGGCAATCGTGACGCTGTCGCGCTCCTCGGTCGAGCCGTTTCTGAAGAGCTCGTCCCGCCGCGACCTGCGCGAGAAGGTCTACAAGGCCTTCACCGCCCGCGGCGACAATGGCAACGCGAACGACAACAACGCCACCATCGTGGAGATCCTGGCGCTCCGCGAGGAGGCCGCCAAGATCATGGGCTTTCCGACCTATGCCGCCTACCGCCTGGAGGATTCCATGGCCAAGACGCCGGAGGCCGTGCGTGGCCTCCTGGAGCGGGTCTGGACGCCGGCCCGCGCGCGGGCTCTGGCCGACCGCGACGCGTTGCAGGCGTTGATCGCGGAAGAGGGCGGCAATTTTGACCTCGCCCCGTGGGACTGGCGCTACTACGCCGAAAAGCTCCGGCAGCGTCGCGCGGATTTCGATGACGCCGCGATCAAGCCTTATCTCGTGCTCGACCACATGATCGAGGCCGCCTTCGACTGCGCCACCCGCCTGTTCGGCGTCACCTTCGAAGAGCGCAAGGACGTTCCGGTCTGGCACCCGGATGTGCGGGTCTGGGAAGTCAAGGGTCCCGACGGCAGCCACAAGGCGCTGTTCTACGGCGACTACTTCGCCAGGCCCTCAAAACGCTCCGGCGCCTGGATGACCTCGCTGCGCGACCAGCAGAAGCTCGACGGCGAGGTCGCCCCGCTGGTTATCAATGTCTGCAACTTCTCCAAGGGGGCGGATGGGCAGCCGTCGCTGCTGTCGCCTGATGACGCCAGAACCCTTTTCCACGAGTTCGGCCATGGACTGCACGGCATGCTGTCCAACGTCACCTATCCCTCGCTGTCGGGCACGTCGGTGTTCACCGATTTTGTCGAGCTGCCCTCGCAGCTCTATGAGCACTGGCAGGAGCAGCCGCAGGTGCTGCGGCAGTTCGCCAAACATTACCAGACCGGCGAGCCGCTGCCGGATGACCTGCTGCAGCGCTTCCTCGCCGCACGAAAATTCAACCAGGGTTTTGCCACCGTGGAGTTCGTGTCCTCGGCGCTGATCGATCTCGAATTCCACACCCAGCCGGCCGCGGCCAGCCGCGACGTCGCGGCGTTCGAGAAGGCGGAGCTGGAGAAGATCGGCATGCCCGCGGAAATCGCGTTGCGGCACCGGCCCACCCAGTTCGGCCACATTTTCTCCGGCGACCACTATGCATCAGGCTATTATAGCTACATGTGGTCGGAGGTGATGGACGCCGACGCGTTCGGCGCCTTCGAGGAGGCTGGCGACATCTTCGATCCGGCGGTGGCAAAACGCCTGCACGACGACATCTACTCATCGGGCGGCTCGCGCGATCCCGAGGACGCCTATGTCGCCTTCCGCGGCCGCGAGCCGGAGGCCGACGCACTCTTGCGCCGGCGGGGCCTGCTTGAAACAACGCCGGCGGCTTGA
- a CDS encoding DUF1007 family protein: protein MRRALFGLLGLIVVWLVGTASAEAHPHVWITARSEVVYGTDGAMTGVRHAWTFDDMFTTYALQGLTTKTKGVYTREELAPLAQTNVESLKEFNFFTFAKADGKKAKFNEPTDYYLEYKDSTLTLHFVLPLKAPVASKQLALEVFDPSYFIDFKFEDKDPIKLVGAPAACQMEFQRPNDGTANAQRLNENNFMNGDNSNYGAMFANKITVNCP from the coding sequence GTGCGGCGAGCGCTGTTCGGATTGCTGGGCCTGATCGTCGTGTGGTTGGTCGGCACAGCCTCAGCCGAGGCCCACCCGCACGTCTGGATCACCGCGCGGAGCGAGGTGGTCTACGGCACCGACGGCGCGATGACGGGGGTGCGTCATGCCTGGACATTCGACGACATGTTCACGACTTACGCGCTGCAGGGTCTCACGACCAAGACCAAGGGCGTCTACACCCGCGAGGAACTGGCGCCGCTGGCACAGACCAATGTCGAATCGCTGAAGGAGTTCAATTTCTTCACCTTCGCCAAGGCCGACGGCAAGAAGGCAAAATTCAACGAGCCGACCGACTACTATCTCGAATACAAGGACAGCACGCTGACGCTGCATTTCGTGCTGCCGCTGAAGGCGCCGGTGGCGTCGAAGCAGCTCGCGCTGGAAGTGTTCGACCCTTCCTACTTCATCGACTTCAAGTTCGAGGACAAGGATCCGATCAAGCTGGTCGGCGCGCCGGCCGCGTGCCAGATGGAGTTTCAGCGGCCCAATGATGGGACTGCCAACGCCCAGCGGCTCAATGAGAACAATTTCATGAACGGCGACAATTCCAACTATGGCGCGATGTTCGCCAACAAGATCACGGTGAACTGCCCGTGA
- a CDS encoding nickel/cobalt transporter encodes MPVRSIPAGLARGIALTAASFAAVVVFDAAMNTLMAQNPFGGSRPPAEPQVGGIIGWILAKQSEFYREMSATIRAAKSDGSAVWTLLGISFAYGIFHAAGPGHGKAVISSYLVANEETARRGIVLSFASALLQALVAVAIVAVFAWLLSSTAKTMCSAEKAIEIASYGLIAAFGARLVWTKGAGFMRALQAKPAMAAAHQHDHPHDHSRDHDHHHHDHHHGHAHSHDHGHSHGHDHVHDEHCGHSHGPTPDQLAGPGGWRRGLGTIFAVGMRPCSGAILVLVFSLAQGLFLAGIAATFVMGLGTAITVAAIAIIAVSAKGLAKRLSAGREGGGTLVMRGIEFGAAGLVLLFGLGLLFGYLAAERATCL; translated from the coding sequence CTGCCCGTGAGGTCGATACCTGCAGGCCTTGCGCGAGGCATCGCACTCACGGCCGCGTCATTCGCGGCCGTCGTCGTTTTCGACGCTGCCATGAATACGCTGATGGCACAGAACCCGTTCGGCGGCTCGCGCCCGCCGGCCGAGCCGCAGGTCGGTGGCATCATCGGCTGGATTCTCGCCAAGCAATCCGAATTCTACCGCGAGATGTCCGCGACCATCCGCGCCGCCAAGTCGGACGGCAGCGCGGTCTGGACGCTGCTCGGGATTTCCTTTGCCTACGGCATCTTCCACGCCGCCGGCCCCGGCCATGGCAAGGCGGTGATCTCGTCCTATCTGGTCGCCAACGAAGAAACCGCGCGGCGCGGCATCGTGCTGTCGTTCGCCTCGGCGCTGCTGCAGGCGCTGGTGGCGGTCGCCATCGTCGCGGTGTTCGCCTGGCTGCTTTCCTCGACGGCGAAAACGATGTGTTCGGCGGAAAAGGCGATCGAGATCGCAAGTTATGGCCTGATCGCGGCGTTCGGTGCCCGGCTGGTCTGGACCAAGGGCGCCGGTTTCATGCGCGCGCTGCAGGCGAAGCCGGCGATGGCGGCGGCGCATCAACATGACCATCCTCATGATCACAGCCGCGATCATGACCATCACCACCACGATCATCACCACGGCCACGCGCATTCTCATGATCACGGCCATTCGCACGGCCACGACCACGTCCATGATGAACATTGCGGCCATTCGCATGGGCCGACACCGGACCAACTCGCCGGCCCCGGCGGCTGGCGCCGCGGCCTCGGCACGATCTTCGCGGTCGGCATGCGGCCTTGCTCGGGCGCTATCCTGGTGCTGGTGTTTTCGCTGGCGCAGGGCCTGTTCCTGGCCGGCATCGCCGCGACCTTCGTGATGGGCCTCGGCACCGCGATCACGGTCGCTGCCATCGCCATCATCGCCGTCTCGGCGAAGGGACTCGCGAAGCGCCTGAGCGCAGGCCGCGAAGGCGGCGGCACGCTCGTCATGCGCGGCATCGAATTCGGCGCCGCTGGCCTGGTGCTGCTGTTCGGTCTCGGCCTGTTGTTCGGCTACCTCGCCGCCGAACGCGCAACGTGTTTGTAG
- a CDS encoding thioesterase family protein codes for MSREQFWFFHPFRVRYSEIDGQGVVFNAHYLTYFDTTITEYFRALGYDQYADARQSGVDFHVVKSVIEYKAPVRFDWELDVGARVARIGNSSMTFELAIFLKGGSEALVTGEIVWVNTDQQTHRPVPISKEIRDLIATRERHLVA; via the coding sequence ATGTCACGCGAGCAATTCTGGTTCTTCCACCCGTTCCGGGTGCGCTATTCCGAGATCGACGGCCAGGGCGTTGTCTTCAACGCGCATTATCTGACCTATTTCGACACCACCATCACGGAATATTTTCGCGCGCTCGGCTACGATCAATACGCCGACGCCAGGCAATCCGGCGTCGATTTCCACGTCGTGAAATCCGTGATCGAATACAAGGCGCCGGTCCGCTTCGACTGGGAGCTCGACGTCGGCGCGCGCGTGGCGCGGATCGGCAATTCGAGCATGACGTTCGAGCTCGCGATTTTCCTGAAGGGCGGGAGTGAGGCGTTGGTGACCGGCGAGATCGTCTGGGTGAATACCGACCAGCAGACCCATCGCCCGGTCCCGATATCGAAGGAGATACGGGATTTGATCGCGACGCGGGAGCGGCATTTGGTTGCGTGA